The region CGGGCTTTCTTAACAGACCTCCCTCATCAGGGAGTTATTGAAAGGGATTTACGATGAAAATGAAAATGAATATGACCGTACTGGCAGGTGCTTTGGCACTGGCTGTTGCTGGTCAGGCAAACGCTACAGCAACTGACACTATCGTCAATGGCGGTACTTTTGCCAACGATCTGGTTCTGTCGGTTTGGGATACAACTGCCAACACTTCCTACACCGGCAATCTGGGTGTCACCATGCAGAGCTTCCTGAATGGCATTACCTTTGGTGGCACAGCCAAGGTTCCCGCTATTTCCGGTGCTTCAACTCAAGGTAACTTCAGCTTTAGCGATGCCACTTTGACCAGCTTCCTGGCCAAAACTACAGATGCTTATGTATGGTCCGTTGCTGCTGTATCTGTGCCTGGGATTGCTTATGGCACCTCTGGTATTCTTAGCACTACTAACAGTGGCACAGCAGCCGTTGCAAATACAACTGCACCGAATTTTACAGCTGCAGCTACAGTTATGAATGGCACATACCTCGCTGATGTCAACACAATGTTGACTGCGGCTCCTGCAGGTACAATTTCCATCACTACTCCGGCAGGTTATGCGGGTGCAGCTTATATGGGTAATTCCGTTGCCAACGGCTTCGCTGGAGCTGTTCCGTTCACCAATACCGCAGCACTCGGCGCAAGCCAAAGCTTCTACTTCGTGACCCCGACACAAAACAGCCGTGGCGCTTATGCCGGTTCTACGAACCTGCAATTCCTGAATTCGACAGGCGCGGCTGCAACATGGACGCTGGGCACAAACGGCGCGTTGTCATACGCCGTAGCTGCAGTTCCGGAACCCGGCGAATGGCTGTTGATGTTGAGCGGTTTGGGATTGCTTGGTTTCATCGCAACACGTCGTCGTAATAACGAAAGCAGCATGACCTTTGCTTAAGGTTGCGTAGCCAGCCCCTGCCTTGAAGTGGAGGCAGGGGTGATGCAAGTGAATAGCACCACTGAATATTTAATTTAATGTCATTCCCAAATTGGAGAAATAAAATGAAATTGAAAGCAATCGCAGCAGT is a window of Sideroxydans sp. CL21 DNA encoding:
- a CDS encoding PEP-CTERM sorting domain-containing protein yields the protein MKMKMNMTVLAGALALAVAGQANATATDTIVNGGTFANDLVLSVWDTTANTSYTGNLGVTMQSFLNGITFGGTAKVPAISGASTQGNFSFSDATLTSFLAKTTDAYVWSVAAVSVPGIAYGTSGILSTTNSGTAAVANTTAPNFTAAATVMNGTYLADVNTMLTAAPAGTISITTPAGYAGAAYMGNSVANGFAGAVPFTNTAALGASQSFYFVTPTQNSRGAYAGSTNLQFLNSTGAAATWTLGTNGALSYAVAAVPEPGEWLLMLSGLGLLGFIATRRRNNESSMTFA